Genomic window (Vampirovibrionales bacterium):
GTGGTGACGGCGTTCAAATTCAGGCGTTGCAGGCCTTCTTGCGAAATGCCATGTCCAGCGGGGCCGGTCAAACGCATCAACGCGCCGGCGACCTCTCGAAAATCGCGCGTCGAATCGGGCATTGAGGCTGGAATCTGCGTCGCCGAGCGCAATTGGCTGATAACATCCGCATTCAACACGATCACATCCTGATCGGCGGACGCGATCCAGATGTCCTGAAGCGACAGCGCCCCGCGATCGCCATCCAGCGAGGCCAGCGTCAGAAACAACCCTTTATCGCGCATCAGGGCTTTGGCGACTTCCGCCTGTTCGCGGTTCATGGTCGCCAGATTCAGCGCGCGCAGGGCGTCGTAGGTCAGGCCCTGGCCGTTGGCGTCAAACGCGGCGAAGAATGCCATGAGCTTGTCGCGCGAAATGCGCTGCTCCAAATCGTAGAATTGAATGGCGCGCTGAAACAGGGCGCGGGTCTGATCACTCATCGGGGCCTGACTTAGATCCGAAGCGCGCACGGCGAGCGCAGGCGCAAAATTGGCTTGCGCCAACAGCCATAACGGCAATTGAGCCCGATCTGCGCCCAAAAACGCGGGATCGGCGCGCAGGGCGTTGGCGGCATACTGAAACAGCGCCAGCGTATAGGGCGAAATCGCCGTCTCTGCTGCAGGCGGCGGGGCCGACGGCGTTTGACCGAGCGCCAAAGCCGCCACGCGGGCATCGCGCAGCGGAAACGTCGCCGGATAATAGCGAACCGAAACCGACCGAACCGGATCCACCATGAGCGTGCGCCTCGCTAGAAAAAGCCTGCGCCTGCATTGCGTGCGTTTTATTATAGCGCGCAACGGCCGGATTTTCTCTTGGCTGATGCGTGTGCGTGAATCGCCGCTTCTGTGCTTCAATAAGGCCGTCGCGCCCTTCGCCAGATGATGGGAATGACGGACCGATTCGCGCTTCAAAAGAGATTCTGCCTAATCGAGATTTCGACTGTGGATACGACGCCTCCTGCAACGCCTTCTGAAGATCCTCGCGTTATTCGCAAGGGCGAGTACGCGCGCCATGGGGATTTTCACCGCAACCTCGATCCTAACTGGAGTTACTATCCTATCTATGTGAATAAGCTGGAAGCGATTGATACGGCGTTGCGTCGCTATCACGCTGCGGACGATCAGATTCTGGATGCCGGGTGCGGCGAAGGGGTGCTGGTGGATCGCTATCGCCGCGAAGGCTGGCAGATTGTCGGGGTGGATAAAAACTACGCCAGCGAGTACGTCCGCGAAGGCAGCCTCACCGATTTGCCTTTCCCGGACGCGGCGCTCGACACGGTGCTGTGTCTGGATGTTCTGGAGCACTTGCTCTATCCCGATCAAGACAGGGCGCTCGCCGAGATTGCCCGTGTGATGAAGCCTGGCGGCCTCTTGATTGTGTCGATTCCCAATCTGGCGCATTTTACGGCGCGACTCAAGATGCTGTTTCGCGGGCGCCTGCTGCGGACCGCCGCCCTGTCGCATCATCCCGGCGATCGGCCAGCGCTGGAATATCAGCAGCTGATTACGCGGCATCGCTTTGAGATTCTCGAACGCCATGGCATTTTCCCGACCGTGCCGCCGATTTATCGCTGGGTAATGCGCTATCCGGCGCGCTCAGCAGGCTTGCTGCGCTGGTTGCGCCGTCTGCCATTTCCGACTTACTGGCACTTCCAGGTGATTTTCGTCTGCCGTTATGCCCCCACTCCCTGACGCCGCGCCTGAAGCGCCTGCGCGCCGGGCCCCCAGCCTTCTGCGCGCCGCCGGACTGATCGCCGTAATTACGGTGCTGGCCAAGCTGCTCGGGGCGTTGCGCGACTGGCAGATATTTCAGGCTTATGGCGCGTCGATAACGTCGGACGCCTATTTCGCCGCGGTGCAGATTCCCTCGTTTGCCATCGTGTTGCTCGGCGGGTTGGGAGGCCCGTTCCATACCGCCATCGTGGGAGTTTTTTCACGGCTGATTGACGCTGGCGAGCGCCCCTCAACGCTGGCGCGGCAACTGGCCAGTACAGTGCTGACGCTGACAGGCGGCGCGTTCTCGCTGCTGTCGATTCTGGTGTTTTTCTACGCTGAGCCGCTCTTGCGCGCGCTGCTGCCCGGCGGAGATCCGGCGATGATCGCCATGGCTGCGACGCATCTGCGCATCATGGCGCCGGTGATGCTTCTGGGCGGGGTGATTGGGGTCTTTTACGGGCTGGTCAATGTGTATCACAGCTATGTCTGGCCATCGCTGTCTCCTGCGGCGCTCAATGTTGCGATGATTCTGGCCCTGATCGCATTTCCGGAAGATCCTGCTCATGCCAACGGCAATTTGCTGGCGTGGGCGACGCTGGCGGGCGCCGTGTTTCAGGTGGCCCTGCAATTACCAGATTTTCTGCGCTTTGGGTTTACGCTGAAACCGTCTCTGGCCGCGTGGCGCTCAATTGAGCTTCGCCAGATTGGCGAAGTCTTGTTTCCGATGATGATTGGCGTAACGATTGGTCAATTAATGACCTATGTGGATATGCTCTTCGCCGCGCGACTCGCTGAAGGAGGCTGGTCTGCCGTTGTATTGAGCAATCGCCTGCTGCAATTGCCTATCGGCGTGCTTCAAACAGCGTTTCTGGTTCCCGTGTTCCCCCGGTTTTCGCGCGCGGTGGCGGATCAGCGCTGGGACGACCTGCGCCGCGATTTCAGAATGGGCGTCGTGTCGCTGTGGTTTATCAGCCTGCCCATTTTAACCTTGCTGTTGTTGCTGAGCGAGCCGGCGATTCGCGTGGCCTTTCAGCACGGGCGCTTTGACGCAGGCGACACGCGATTGGTGACGCTGGCGCTGGTGTTTCAGGCATTTCAAATGCTGCCGTATTTTGCGCGCGATACGTTAACGCGCGTATTTTACGCTTTTCAGGATTCTGTGACACCGATGCTCGTTGGCTTTCTGGCGATTGGGGTTAAATATCTGCTCAATGCGGCGCTGGTCTCGCACTACGGCATTGGCGGCATCACGCTGTCGACCACGCTGATCACGCTGTTGAATATGACCGTTCTGGCGATTGCGCTCAAGGGCCGTCATGGCGTGACATTAGGCGTTGCGGCCATGGCGCGATCGTTTGGCAAGCTAGCTATCGCGGCGGGCGTTACCGGGCTCGCGTTGTGGGCGCTGACAGACCCGTTGACGCGCTTTCTCATCGCGCGGGGCCTTCAGGGCGCGGGGGCGGATCTGACGCTGATGGCAGTCGTCTCGCTGGCAGGGGCCGCGCTGTATCTGGCGCTAACGTGGGCGCTGCGCGTACCGGAAGCGGACGCCCTGTTTGCGCGCGTGGGCCTGCGTCGTAACAGGCTCAACGACGCCTGACATAGACGAGCCCACTGCGTCCCAAACAAACTAGCGGTACGGCGAATAACGCGCCAGATTATCCGCAGGACGCGCATACAGCGCTTGCAGCGTGCGGCCGTCTCGCGGCGACGGCCCATCCGGCGCTTGCTGAAACTTTTCACACTGAGGAGGGACGGGGGTGGCGGCCGCGCTGTCCCACGGCAGAGGAATATCGTCAACGCGCAGCCCATAAGCGGGATACATTAAATCGGCGGGATCGTCGCTATGCCCCCATAAACCAAGCGCATGACCCAGCTCGTGCGCCACGGCTCGCGCAGAAGGATTTTCTCCTGTCATCTCAATGAGAACCGCGGTGCGGATACGCTCTCCGGGATCCAGGGTTAAAATGGGCCGGGTGACGGGATGCAGCGCGCTTTGCGGGGTGCGCGTCCAGGCAATGATAATATCGGCGCGCTCAGGCTGAACGGTCTGCGTCAGGGGTAGATACAAGCGCCATTGCGCCAGCGCGCTTTCAACCATGGCGGTTTCGCGTAAGGTTGGGGCGTCGGTATAAACGCGAACAGGCAAGGTCGTCCAACGCATGGCCGCGCCGTTGGGGCGCTTTAAAATCCGCGCAGCGTAATCCGGGCCCAAAAGCGAGGGCGTCGCAGCCGCCTGTTTCCAGACGGCTTTCTCAACCGGAGCAGGCGGCGTAATGGCTGTTGCGCCAAGCGCAGGCGCCGCCATGGTCACCACCTCCAGAACGGTTTGACTGGCTTCCGACGCCTGCCCGGACGCCTGCGCGGCAACAGGGACGCTCACCGGCGGATCGGCGAGCAGTTCGCGGCTTTCCTCGTCTGGCGGTGCCGCTGAGTCGGGATGCGCTCGGGCAGTAACCACGCCGTCTGATGACAGGCGCACTTCACGCGGGGCCAGCGGCAGGGCGTAAGAGAGCTGCTTCAAACGCGCCGAGGCGTCCTGATACGGGAAACTCCGGCCAAAGACGTACGTTTCCAGTTGGGACAAGCGTTCGGGGGTTGGCGTGGCATCGTACGAACGTCCCAGCAAACGCGATTCCATATAAGCAATCAGCCGCGCATCGTTGCGTTTCGCCAGAGGCTCTGCCTGAGACGGGCTTTCTCGAAGGCGTTGGGAAATGGCCTTCAGGCGCGCGGCGCGCGGCGCCGGGTTGAGTTGTCCGAACAGGGTTTTTTCAATTCGCCCCAGCCGGGATTTTAACAAGTCTTGCGGGTAGGTTCGGCCATACAGGCGGGTTTCCGCGGCGGCGAGCTGAGCTTGCGCTTGCGCGGTTTCGGCGGGATTGTCGACATTTTCCAGGAATTCAACCATGCGTGGCAGCGCAATAGGCGCTATTTTAGGCCCGAGTCCGGGCTGAAAATTTCGCTGCGGCGACTGCGCGATCGCCACAGAGGCGCACGCAGCCAGAGCGCACAACAGGCCAGACGCGCTCCCTATTTGCCGCAGCAGCAGTCGGGCGCAGTAGTAAAAGCCATCAGCCATCAGGTCGGCCATGATCCGGGCAAGCAGCTCCTTTTGATCGGGTCCCTTTTGAGGGTGATTCTATTATAGAACGCGCGCGGGCCAAGACCGCCGGAACTGTAGATGCCAACGTTTCCGAAAAGACGCGTGACAAGGCGATAGAGCCCGATTAGAATCGACGCGTACGCACGGGATTTCATCGCGCGCCGCCTCGGCTCAAATCGGCGCGTTGCGAGCCCCCTCTTGCCGACGCGGTTTTTTTTTGCCAGAATCGTTTCCGCTGCGCCCCTCCCGCATGACAAGGATTTTTTACCATGCCAGTTCCCAAGAAGCGCCAGGGTCACTCTGATCAGGGACACCGTCGCGCCTGCTGGAAAGCCGTTATTCCGGAAATCAGCAAATGCCCCAATTGCGGGGCGGTTCGTCATCCGCATACTATGTGCGGGGCCTGCGGCTTTTACCGCGACCGCATCGTGCGCGATCTTGCCGTGGCCGAGGAAACTTTCGAACTGGATGACAACGAGTAAGACCCGCCGGTGTTGGCGTCATTCGGTATTGTCGAGCGCGTTTGACGACGAGGGAGTATGACCAGTCAGCCGATTCGGGTCGCTATTGACGCGATGGGAGGCGATTACGCCCCTGCTGAGATCGTCAGGGGCGCGGTTCTTGCCGCCCGAGAGCATCATGTTACGCCGCTTCTGGTCGGCCCGCCCGCCATTGTCGAAGAAAGCCTCAAGGCACACGACACGCGCGGTTTATCGATTGAAATAGTCGCCGCAAGCGAAGTCATCGATATGGGCGACTCGCCCACCACGTCGCTGCGGAAGAAAAAAGACGCCTCGATCTCGGTCACCGCGCGCTGCGTCAAAAACGGCAATGCGCAGGCCATGGTTGCCGCAGGCAGTACAGGCGCGGCAATGGCGGCGGCGCTTCTGACGCTGGGACGCCTTGAAGGCGTGGATCGCCCTGCAATTGGCGTGGTGCTGCCATCTCTGGCTGCGCCGTGTCTCCTGTTGGACGCGGGCGCCAACGCCGATTGCGCGCCTCATATGCTCCTGCAGTTTGGGCGGATGGGCAGCGTGTTTATGCACAACGTCTACGGCGTGGAGCGTCCGCGCGTCGGCGTGCTGAATATCGGCGAAGAGCTGGGCAAGGGCAACGCGCTGGCCCATGCGGCCTACGAGCTGTTATCGCAGGATCCGGCCCTGAATTTCATTGGCAATATTGAAGGCAACGACCTGTTCTGCGGCAACGCCGACGTTGCCGTGTGCGACGGGTTTGTGGGCAACGTCGCGCTGAAAAGCGTAGAAGGCGTCAGCAAAATGTTAATGACGCATCTCAAACAGGAACTGACCGCTCACTGGCTGACGTCTCTGGGCGCAATGATGATAAAACCCGCGCTGCGCAGCGCGAGAGGCAAAGTAGACCCGAATGAACACGGCGGCGCGCTTTTGCTGGGCGTGCGCGGGGTGTGCGTCATCGCCCACGGATCGAGTAACGCCAACGCCATCGTTAACGCCGTGCGCGTGGCAAAACACGCGGTCGAGAGCGACGTATTAGGCAAAATGGGAGGACGTCTCCTGGAAAGCGCAGGCTGTTCATGACGATTGGCGCACCGTCGGATATCGGGTTGAGCCTGATTGGCATTGGCGCCTGTATCCCCGAAACGGCGCTCACTAACGATGATATGGCCCGTCTCGTCGATACGTCCGACGAATGGATCACCACGCGCACTGGTATTCGCAAGCGCCATGTGGTTTCTGGCGATCAGACGGTGGCGGATCTGGCGATCGCCGCCGCGCGCGATGCGCTGGCCAGCGCCGGAATCAGCGCTGAGGCCATCGATTTGATTATCGTCGCCACGTCGACGCCCGACACGATTTATCCCGGCGTGGCCTGTCAAGTGCAGGCGGCCATCGGCGCGCGTCAGGCGTTTGGCTTTGATATGGCGCTGGCCTGCAGCGGCTTTGTCTTTGCGCTGGCCACGGCCCAGCAGTTTTTACGCACCGGCATGCGCCGCATGGCGCTGGTGATTGGCGCGGATATTCATTCGCGCTTTGTCGACTGGAGCGATCGCAATACCTGCGTGCTGTTTGCTGATGGCGCCGGCGCCGCGATTGTTTCGGCGCAAGCGGGCGCGCCGGATAACTTCCTGTCCAACGTGCTGTACACCGACGGAACGAAGGGGCCGGAACTCACGCTGTTTCTGAATTCGCAAAACTGTCCGCTGGCCGAACCCCGACAAACCGTGGCTCCTTACGTGACGATGAACGGTCGCGAGATGTTCAAGTTCGCTGTGGGCGTCGTGCCCTCGGCGATCACGGCCGCTCTGGACGCCGCCGGTCTGAAGATCGACGATATTGATTATCTGGCGCTGCATCAGGCCAATATTCGCATCATGCAGGCGATGTCCGAAAAGCTGGGCATCGCGCCGGAAAAGCTGATCGTGAACCTCGACGAAGTCGGCAATACGTCGGCCGCGTCTATTCCCATCGCCCTCAATGACGCCGTTCTCAAAGGCCAGCTCAAACCCGGCCAGTTGGTCGCCCTGTGCGGCTTTGGCGCCGGCGTCGCATGGGGAGCAAGCGTGATGCGCTGGACGCTGAGCGATTGCCGGCCGCAGGCGGCCCAATCGGTTCAGACGGCGCAAAGCGAACCGGCCCAACCTGTGAGCGCTGGCGCCTAAAAAAACGCGCCATCTCGACGTCACGTCACAAGAAACCCAATGAGAGAGTCTGTCGCGATGCCTAAATTCGCTTTTATTTTTCCAGGCCAAGGCGCGCAAAGCGTGGGCATGGGGCGCGATTTTGCCGAAGCCAGCGAGTCGGCGCGCCATGTGTTTGAGGTTTTCAATCGTTTTACGTCCGCCGACCTGAGCCAGGTGTGCTTTGAGGGCCCCGAAGACGCCTTGCGCCGCACCCGTTATACGCAACCGGCGATTCTGGCCACAGCGCTGGCGGCCTTGACGGTGTTTCGTGAACGATGCGCGCTCAAGCCAGCTTATACCGCCGGGCATAGCCTGGGAGAATATGGAGCGTTATACGCCAGTGGCGCGATTTCGCTGGAGGGCGCCGCCCGACTGATTCAGCGGCGCGCACAATTAATGGATGCCGCCCCGCCCGGGGCGATGGCCGCTGTTCTCGGATTGCCCGAAGCCCAGGTCGACCGCGCATTGGCTGAATTTCCGCGAGAAGAAGTCACAGTCGCCAATTATAACGCTGCCGATCAGGCCGTGATCTCCGGCGCCCCGCAAGGCGTTGCGCAAGCAAGCGAGCGCCTTAAAGAAGCAGGCGCCAAGCGCGTGATTCCGCTGGCTGTGGGCGGCGCATTTCATTCGCCTTTGATGGATGCGGCGGCGGCGGAATTTACAGCATTTCTAGCCAACGAATCGTTTGTCGATACGCTGATTCCGGTGATCGCCAATGTAGACGCTCAACCCACCACGCGCGGCGAGCAGTTTCGCGACAAACTGGGCCGACAGGTGAATCACTCGGTGTTGTGGTCGCGCACCACGCGCGCGCTTCTTGGCGAGCTGGGCGTAGATGCCATCATCGAGTTCGGTCCGGGGCGCGTGCTGACCGGCATGATTCGCAAAACCTACCCGGACGTCCGGGTGTATAACGTATACGATATGGCATCTCTGGAAGAAACCCTCTCCGCGCTGAACGCTTCGGCGCCGGTGGCCTGACGTCTCGGGAATTCCGCGTTGTCTTCATTCAAAACAGGAGATCGAGGCTTTGATCGCACTAAAACCCGCTATGAGACGACCCTGGGCGTTAGGCGTTATGGCGATGACGCTGCTGACGCTCTGCGTCGTCTCACCGCCGCCGTTGACGCCTTGCGCGCGCGCGGAAAAACCTCTGGCCGTCGACGCCTCTACGGCATTTTCGGATCGGCTGCTGGCGCTAACGCGTCGCCTGCAGGCGGTCTCCACTGGCGAGAAAAACGGCTTTCGCCGGTCGATTGGCATTCTGCGCGAAAGCGTAACGCCGCAAGATTCGCTGACCTTTCGCGAACATGCTGTCGACGTCTGGCTACAGTCATACTATGAACGCGCCATGACGCGCGGCGATCTCCTCGAAGCACTGGGCGTCTCGCAGCCACTGAACCGCTCCTCGCAATTGTCTGCGATTCGTCGGCAGGTGCGCCCCTTGGGCTTTGAGGCGCATGTGGAAGACGGCGCTGTGGCGCAGATCCCGCGGTTTTCACTCCTGCGCCGCCGTTTAGGCGATCTGGCCGGGCCCGCCTGGCGCTCGTATTGGGCTTTGCAAGCGGAGGAAATCGATCGGCCACTGGAAATCGAAGGCTTGCCCGCCGTGCCGTGGGACCAGATGCGGCGGCGGCTGACGGCGCGTGAGCAATTTCTGACGCTCTATCCGCACTTTGTGCGGCGTCGCGACGTCGACTGCGAGCGCGAATGGATTCTGCTGGATTATGTGGGCGCGCTGGATCCCGCCGTTCTCGCCGATTCGCGTCAGCGCCCGCGCGCTGATGCGCTGGCCAGTTACGCCCTCTTTCTGGAGCGTAATCGCGACTCGCATTCTTTTGGCCTGATTCGCGATTATCGCCGCTTGTTGCTTGGACAGGGCGATAAGCTGGACGTGGCCGCCGTGCGGGCGTTTCTCGACGCCCAGAATTTGCCGAAACCATCGTTTCGCGCCGCCTCGTCGGGCGAGGCCTCGCCCGAATAGTCCATTTACGAAAGGATTCGCTGCTTATGTCTGATGTTCCTGTCGCCATTGTCACCGGCGGATCGCGCGGGATTGGGCGCGCCTGCGTGCTGGCGCTGGCTGAAGCCGGTTATGACGTCGCCTTTAGTTTTGCGGCCAACAAGCAGGCCGCCAGCGATCTCGAAGCCAGCGTCAAGGTATTTGGACGCCGGGTCCTGGCGATTCAGGCCGATGCCGCCAATTCGGTGGAGGCGCAATTGCTGGTAGATCAGACCGTGGACGCTTTTGGGCGTCTGGATGCGCTGATCAATAATGCGGGCGTCACCCGCGACGGCCTGATCCTGAGAATGAAAGACGAAGACTGGCGCCACGTGATCGAAACCAATCTGTCGGGCGCGTTTTACACCACGCGGGCGGCGGCCAAAGTCATGATGAAGCGCCGCGCCGGGGCGATCGTCAATATCTCCAGCGTTGTCGGCGTTTACGGCAACGCCGGGCAAGCCAACTACGCGGCCAGTAAAGCAGGCCTGATTGGTCTGACCAAGGCGTCGGCAAAGGAACTGGGGGCGCGCAATATTCGCGTCAACGCCATTGCGCCAGGGTTTATCGCTACCGATATGACCGAAGGCCTGCCGGCCGAGCAGATTGTCGAGCATATTCCGCTGGGACGGCTGGGCGCTCCCGACGATATTGCAAAGGCGGTTCTCTTTCTGGTACGCTTTGGGGATTACATTACGGGGCAAGTCATTCAGGTGGATGGCGGACTCGTTTTGTAAGGTCTGCGCAGGCGAGCGCCTTCACGGCGCGGGTTTAGGGCATATCGGCGATGCCAGCGCATCGCAGTTTTCCAGCCTCGCTTTGGCCGCATCAAGTTTTCAAGAGTCAGATCCCTTTTCCGTTTTGATGAATCGCACTGGAGGTTAAACGCCGTCTGATGAGCAGTACCACCGCCACTACATATGATCGCGTCAAGAAAGTGATCGTCGAGCAGTTGAGCTGCTCGGAAGAAGAAGTGAAATCTGAAGCCAGCTTCACCCAGGATCTCGGCGCTGATTCGCTGGATACGGTTGAGCTGGTTATGGCCTTCGAAGAAGAATTCGGCATGGAAATTCCTGACGAAGACGCCGAGAAAATCCAGACCGTAGGTGACGCCGTTCGCTTTATCGAGCAGCACGTCTCCAAATAGCGTCTCTTGCTGATATTGTTTCTTTTTCGGGTGTGGCGGCGTTTGAGGCAGGAGTGCCGCCGGTGTTGTCGACAGGAATCCATGGCTGCATATGGCGCCTGATACTCTGAGCAAACCCCGCGTCGTCGTGACCGGAATGGGCGCGATTACGCCCATTGGTAATTCGCTGGACGCCATCTGGTCGCGGGTGATGAGCGGCGAAAGCGGCATCGGCTATCTCTCCAGCATTCTGCCGGAAGAGATGACGTGCCGCATTGGCGGCGAAATCAAGGATTTTTGTCCAGAAGACTACATGGACAAAAAAGAAGCCCGCCGCATGGACCGCTATATGCAATTCGCCATGGCGGCGACCTCGCTGGCGTTTAAGGACGCCGATCTGCGCGTGGGCGATAATATCGTCGCCGAACGGCTGGGCGTGGTGCTGGGCAGTGGCGCGGGCGGCATGGGTACCATGGAATCGCAGCTTAAACGCGCGATTCAGCAGGGTTATCATAAAGTAAGCCCGTTTTTTGTCCCGATGATGCTGCCGGATTCTGGCGCCGGGCGCGTCTCCATCGCCTTTAAGGCCAGAGGCCCCAACAAGGCTGTGATTACGGCGTGTTCAACCGGCTCCGATTGTATCGGCGAGGCCTTGCGCGCCCTTCAGCGCGGCGAAGCCGACGTGATGATTGCCGGTGGCGCCGAAGCGCCCATTTACGCGCTGGCGGTGGCGGGTTTTGTGTCGGCGAGGGCTTTGTCCCAGCGTGAAGACGAGCCCACGCGCGCCAGTCGTCCGTTTGACAAGGATCGTGACGGCTTTGTTATTGCAGAAGGCGCGGGCGTCCTGATTCTGGAAACGCTGGAACATGCGCAAGCCCGAGGCGCGCAGATCTACGCCGAACTCTCGGGTTATGGCTGCTCATCTGACGCCAACGATATCGTGGCGCCATGCCCTGACGGCGACGGCGCGGCCCGCGCGATGATCATGGCCCTGCAGGATGCTGGCTTGACGCCGGAAGCGATTCAGTACATCAATGCGCACGGGACCAGCACGCCCTTGGGCGATGTGGCTGAAACGCTGGCGATTAAACGCGTGTTTGGCGAGTACGCCAAGGCAGGCCTGATGGTGAGTTCCACCAAGAGCCTGCACGGCCATCTGCTGGGCGGCGCAGGCGCGCTGGAGGC
Coding sequences:
- a CDS encoding class I SAM-dependent methyltransferase, with protein sequence MDTTPPATPSEDPRVIRKGEYARHGDFHRNLDPNWSYYPIYVNKLEAIDTALRRYHAADDQILDAGCGEGVLVDRYRREGWQIVGVDKNYASEYVREGSLTDLPFPDAALDTVLCLDVLEHLLYPDQDRALAEIARVMKPGGLLIVSIPNLAHFTARLKMLFRGRLLRTAALSHHPGDRPALEYQQLITRHRFEILERHGIFPTVPPIYRWVMRYPARSAGLLRWLRRLPFPTYWHFQVIFVCRYAPTP
- the murJ gene encoding murein biosynthesis integral membrane protein MurJ, whose protein sequence is MPPLPDAAPEAPARRAPSLLRAAGLIAVITVLAKLLGALRDWQIFQAYGASITSDAYFAAVQIPSFAIVLLGGLGGPFHTAIVGVFSRLIDAGERPSTLARQLASTVLTLTGGAFSLLSILVFFYAEPLLRALLPGGDPAMIAMAATHLRIMAPVMLLGGVIGVFYGLVNVYHSYVWPSLSPAALNVAMILALIAFPEDPAHANGNLLAWATLAGAVFQVALQLPDFLRFGFTLKPSLAAWRSIELRQIGEVLFPMMIGVTIGQLMTYVDMLFAARLAEGGWSAVVLSNRLLQLPIGVLQTAFLVPVFPRFSRAVADQRWDDLRRDFRMGVVSLWFISLPILTLLLLLSEPAIRVAFQHGRFDAGDTRLVTLALVFQAFQMLPYFARDTLTRVFYAFQDSVTPMLVGFLAIGVKYLLNAALVSHYGIGGITLSTTLITLLNMTVLAIALKGRHGVTLGVAAMARSFGKLAIAAGVTGLALWALTDPLTRFLIARGLQGAGADLTLMAVVSLAGAALYLALTWALRVPEADALFARVGLRRNRLNDA
- a CDS encoding matrixin family metalloprotease, translated to MADLMADGFYYCARLLLRQIGSASGLLCALAACASVAIAQSPQRNFQPGLGPKIAPIALPRMVEFLENVDNPAETAQAQAQLAAAETRLYGRTYPQDLLKSRLGRIEKTLFGQLNPAPRAARLKAISQRLRESPSQAEPLAKRNDARLIAYMESRLLGRSYDATPTPERLSQLETYVFGRSFPYQDASARLKQLSYALPLAPREVRLSSDGVVTARAHPDSAAPPDEESRELLADPPVSVPVAAQASGQASEASQTVLEVVTMAAPALGATAITPPAPVEKAVWKQAAATPSLLGPDYAARILKRPNGAAMRWTTLPVRVYTDAPTLRETAMVESALAQWRLYLPLTQTVQPERADIIIAWTRTPQSALHPVTRPILTLDPGERIRTAVLIEMTGENPSARAVAHELGHALGLWGHSDDPADLMYPAYGLRVDDIPLPWDSAAATPVPPQCEKFQQAPDGPSPRDGRTLQALYARPADNLARYSPYR
- the rpmF gene encoding 50S ribosomal protein L32 gives rise to the protein MPVPKKRQGHSDQGHRRACWKAVIPEISKCPNCGAVRHPHTMCGACGFYRDRIVRDLAVAEETFELDDNE
- the plsX gene encoding phosphate acyltransferase PlsX — encoded protein: MTSQPIRVAIDAMGGDYAPAEIVRGAVLAAREHHVTPLLVGPPAIVEESLKAHDTRGLSIEIVAASEVIDMGDSPTTSLRKKKDASISVTARCVKNGNAQAMVAAGSTGAAMAAALLTLGRLEGVDRPAIGVVLPSLAAPCLLLDAGANADCAPHMLLQFGRMGSVFMHNVYGVERPRVGVLNIGEELGKGNALAHAAYELLSQDPALNFIGNIEGNDLFCGNADVAVCDGFVGNVALKSVEGVSKMLMTHLKQELTAHWLTSLGAMMIKPALRSARGKVDPNEHGGALLLGVRGVCVIAHGSSNANAIVNAVRVAKHAVESDVLGKMGGRLLESAGCS
- a CDS encoding ketoacyl-ACP synthase III, yielding MTIGAPSDIGLSLIGIGACIPETALTNDDMARLVDTSDEWITTRTGIRKRHVVSGDQTVADLAIAAARDALASAGISAEAIDLIIVATSTPDTIYPGVACQVQAAIGARQAFGFDMALACSGFVFALATAQQFLRTGMRRMALVIGADIHSRFVDWSDRNTCVLFADGAGAAIVSAQAGAPDNFLSNVLYTDGTKGPELTLFLNSQNCPLAEPRQTVAPYVTMNGREMFKFAVGVVPSAITAALDAAGLKIDDIDYLALHQANIRIMQAMSEKLGIAPEKLIVNLDEVGNTSAASIPIALNDAVLKGQLKPGQLVALCGFGAGVAWGASVMRWTLSDCRPQAAQSVQTAQSEPAQPVSAGA
- the fabD gene encoding ACP S-malonyltransferase produces the protein MPKFAFIFPGQGAQSVGMGRDFAEASESARHVFEVFNRFTSADLSQVCFEGPEDALRRTRYTQPAILATALAALTVFRERCALKPAYTAGHSLGEYGALYASGAISLEGAARLIQRRAQLMDAAPPGAMAAVLGLPEAQVDRALAEFPREEVTVANYNAADQAVISGAPQGVAQASERLKEAGAKRVIPLAVGGAFHSPLMDAAAAEFTAFLANESFVDTLIPVIANVDAQPTTRGEQFRDKLGRQVNHSVLWSRTTRALLGELGVDAIIEFGPGRVLTGMIRKTYPDVRVYNVYDMASLEETLSALNASAPVA
- the fabG gene encoding 3-oxoacyl-[acyl-carrier-protein] reductase, with the translated sequence MSDVPVAIVTGGSRGIGRACVLALAEAGYDVAFSFAANKQAASDLEASVKVFGRRVLAIQADAANSVEAQLLVDQTVDAFGRLDALINNAGVTRDGLILRMKDEDWRHVIETNLSGAFYTTRAAAKVMMKRRAGAIVNISSVVGVYGNAGQANYAASKAGLIGLTKASAKELGARNIRVNAIAPGFIATDMTEGLPAEQIVEHIPLGRLGAPDDIAKAVLFLVRFGDYITGQVIQVDGGLVL
- a CDS encoding acyl carrier protein, whose product is MSSTTATTYDRVKKVIVEQLSCSEEEVKSEASFTQDLGADSLDTVELVMAFEEEFGMEIPDEDAEKIQTVGDAVRFIEQHVSK
- the fabF gene encoding beta-ketoacyl-ACP synthase II; protein product: MAPDTLSKPRVVVTGMGAITPIGNSLDAIWSRVMSGESGIGYLSSILPEEMTCRIGGEIKDFCPEDYMDKKEARRMDRYMQFAMAATSLAFKDADLRVGDNIVAERLGVVLGSGAGGMGTMESQLKRAIQQGYHKVSPFFVPMMLPDSGAGRVSIAFKARGPNKAVITACSTGSDCIGEALRALQRGEADVMIAGGAEAPIYALAVAGFVSARALSQREDEPTRASRPFDKDRDGFVIAEGAGVLILETLEHAQARGAQIYAELSGYGCSSDANDIVAPCPDGDGAARAMIMALQDAGLTPEAIQYINAHGTSTPLGDVAETLAIKRVFGEYAKAGLMVSSTKSLHGHLLGGAGALEAILCILAMRHNIAPPTINLDHPDPQCDLDYVPHQPRPVDNLRAVMSNSFGFGGHNASLIFRKTDAAGVCG